The following coding sequences lie in one Candidatus Binatia bacterium genomic window:
- a CDS encoding serine protein kinase, with translation MQQDKATFEKLIQEDRATREVRTWRGTFLDYLERIKETPEVAKLAHARLHDVILRVGVRDINESDDARVKRLFKDEPVKVYDFFADEFFGIEKVVAQIARYFHSAALKGEESRQVLYLMGPVGSGKSSLVEKLQHGLEESDPFYAIDGCPMAEEPLHLIPRHLRREFEKMLGVHVEGDLCPVCRFRLKEEFGGRYEEVPVATRVFSKRNRVGVGVVPPVDPNNQDTSVLIGSEDISKLDIYSEGDPRVLDLNGALNVGNRGMVEFIEVFKNETEYLHAMITATQEKVIPAPGRHGMVYVDTVIVAHSNEAEWQRFKADHTNEAILDRIVVVKVPYNLRLSEEVKIYQKIIRNSDFRAHVAPHTLEIVSMFAILSRLEPTTKCDLMTKLKLYNGEEVVEKGKTKKIDVNELRDDAKREGMSGISTRFIMKALDNALSDNISGNCINGITVREALINMTKEGDLPDDTRKQYLDFLQDVLHKEYLDALEKEITKAFVYSYQEQAESLFQNYLDHAEAYVNKTRVKDRNTNEDLQPDEGFLKSIEEQIAIIGSAAEGFRQEVIAYLWAASRRGEKVTYKSYEPLKEAIEKKLMTSVRDISRIITKARTRDEEQTEKYNAMVKNLLENGYCESCVDVVLKYAANNLWKD, from the coding sequence ATGCAGCAAGACAAGGCCACGTTTGAGAAACTCATCCAGGAAGATCGGGCGACCAGGGAAGTACGCACCTGGCGCGGGACCTTTCTCGATTACCTCGAGCGCATCAAAGAGACCCCCGAAGTGGCGAAGCTGGCGCACGCCCGCTTGCACGACGTGATCCTGCGTGTCGGCGTGCGCGATATCAACGAGTCCGACGACGCCCGGGTGAAGCGGCTCTTCAAGGACGAGCCCGTCAAAGTCTACGACTTCTTTGCTGACGAGTTCTTCGGCATCGAGAAGGTGGTGGCGCAGATTGCGCGCTACTTCCACTCGGCGGCGCTGAAGGGCGAGGAGAGCCGCCAGGTCCTCTACCTCATGGGTCCCGTCGGCTCAGGTAAGAGCTCGCTGGTGGAGAAACTGCAGCACGGGTTGGAGGAGAGCGACCCGTTCTACGCCATCGACGGTTGCCCGATGGCGGAAGAACCGCTGCACCTCATCCCCCGGCACCTGCGGCGCGAGTTCGAGAAGATGCTCGGCGTCCATGTGGAGGGCGACCTCTGTCCAGTCTGCCGGTTCCGGCTGAAAGAGGAGTTCGGCGGGCGTTATGAAGAAGTGCCGGTGGCGACCCGCGTCTTCTCGAAGCGGAACCGGGTTGGCGTCGGCGTGGTGCCGCCGGTGGACCCGAACAACCAGGACACCTCGGTGCTCATCGGCAGCGAGGACATCTCCAAGCTCGACATCTATTCGGAAGGGGACCCACGCGTACTCGACCTGAACGGAGCCCTCAACGTAGGTAACCGCGGCATGGTGGAGTTCATCGAGGTTTTCAAGAACGAGACCGAGTACCTCCATGCCATGATCACGGCGACCCAGGAGAAAGTCATCCCGGCACCCGGCCGCCACGGTATGGTGTACGTCGACACCGTCATCGTGGCGCATTCGAACGAAGCCGAATGGCAGAGGTTCAAAGCCGACCATACCAATGAAGCGATCCTCGACCGCATCGTGGTGGTGAAGGTGCCGTACAACTTGCGCTTGTCCGAAGAGGTGAAGATCTACCAAAAGATCATTCGGAATTCCGACTTCCGTGCCCATGTGGCGCCACACACCCTGGAGATCGTTTCCATGTTCGCCATCCTGTCGCGCTTGGAGCCGACGACCAAATGCGACCTGATGACCAAGCTGAAGCTGTACAACGGTGAGGAAGTGGTCGAGAAGGGCAAGACCAAGAAGATCGACGTGAACGAATTGCGCGACGACGCCAAGCGCGAGGGCATGAGCGGCATTTCCACCCGCTTCATCATGAAGGCGCTGGACAACGCCCTGTCCGACAATATCAGCGGCAACTGCATCAATGGCATCACCGTGCGCGAGGCGCTGATCAACATGACCAAGGAAGGCGACCTTCCCGACGACACGCGTAAACAGTACCTCGACTTCCTGCAGGACGTGCTGCACAAGGAGTACCTGGACGCCCTCGAGAAGGAGATCACCAAGGCCTTCGTCTACTCGTATCAGGAGCAGGCCGAGTCGCTCTTCCAGAACTACCTGGATCACGCCGAGGCCTACGTCAACAAGACGAGAGTCAAAGACCGTAACACCAATGAAGACCTGCAGCCCGACGAGGGATTTCTCAAATCGATCGAGGAACAGATCGCTATCATCGGTTCGGCGGCAGAAGGCTTCCGGCAAGAGGTGATCGCCTATCTCTGGGCGGCCAGCCGGCGCGGTGAGAAGGTGACCTATAAGAGCTACGAGCCGCTGAAGGAGGCCATCGAGAAGAAGCTGATGACTTCCGTACGCGACATCAGCCGCATCATTACCAAGGCGCGTACGCGGGACGAGGAGCAGACCGAGAAATACAACGCCATGGTCAAGAACCTTCTGGAAAACGGCTACTGCGAGAGTTGCGTCGACGTCGTGCTGAAATACGCGGCCAACAATCTGTGGAAGGATTAA
- a CDS encoding universal stress protein: MTDPHISTVPEALLVAMDFSAGSRRALELSLALCPRGEITALHVVDTEFAARVEAEGVATSADVVTKLRTRATEEFGWLVQEKGPDTFNTMTVEGIPFVEIIKIAKDLDVDMIVMGMHKANFRVDEILFGSTAEKVLRTSHCPVLCVP, encoded by the coding sequence ATGACCGACCCCCATATCAGCACGGTACCCGAGGCATTGCTGGTCGCCATGGATTTCTCGGCGGGCTCACGGCGGGCGCTGGAGCTGTCGTTAGCCTTGTGCCCGAGGGGCGAGATCACCGCCCTGCACGTCGTGGACACGGAGTTCGCCGCCCGAGTCGAGGCCGAGGGCGTGGCCACCAGTGCGGACGTCGTCACCAAACTGCGGACGCGGGCCACTGAGGAATTTGGCTGGCTGGTGCAAGAGAAAGGGCCCGATACCTTCAATACCATGACCGTGGAAGGCATCCCGTTCGTGGAGATCATCAAGATCGCCAAGGATCTCGACGTGGACATGATTGTAATGGGGATGCACAAGGCGAACTTCCGAGTCGATGAAATCCTCTTCGGGAGCACGGCCGAGAAGGTACTGCGCACCAGTCATTGCCCGGTCCTCTGTGTCCCGTGA
- the ftsH gene encoding ATP-dependent zinc metalloprotease FtsH — translation MQKRLRFSLWYFLGALALVFLVQTFIVKGEAGQITYAQFKRVVDADKVTDVVIGTDYVSGKLTTLDLEGILGAEQLKQLKQLGDTNYHFRAVRVEDPKLVDALEAHNIPFSGRLSNTWLTNLFSWVMSLVFFLVLWGFLFRRMGAGVGGGGLMAIGRSKAKVYVESETRVTFADVAGIDEAKEELREVVEFLQTPERFRRLGGKIPKGVLLVGAPGTGKTLLARAVAGEAKVPFFSMSGSEFVELFVGVGAARVRDLFEQAKQKAPCIVFIDELDALGKSRSMNPLGTHDEREQTLNQLLVEMDGFDPNVGVIIMAATNRPEILDAALLRAGRFDRHVALDRPDVRGREEILRVHTRTVKLAADVDIRIVAARTPGFVGADLANAVNEAALLAARRDRTEVTMQDFDDAIDRITAGPERKTRVMSKREKEIVAYHESGHALIASTLPNMDPVRKISIIPRGIAALGYTQQLPTQDRYLMTRSELEDRMAVLLGGRVAEELVFGDISTGAQDDLQKATDIALSMVTQYGMSEHLGLRTFERQRRSAFFDTPMMTGKEYSEEKASAIDTEVEEILKRSHERVNRILSEQRVILDEVAHRLLEKEVMEGDDLRALLASHAQSPRAAASS, via the coding sequence ATGCAAAAACGGCTGCGCTTTTCGCTCTGGTACTTCCTCGGCGCGCTGGCGCTGGTGTTTCTGGTGCAGACGTTCATCGTCAAGGGGGAGGCCGGCCAGATTACGTACGCGCAGTTCAAACGGGTCGTCGACGCCGACAAGGTTACGGACGTGGTGATCGGGACCGACTACGTTTCGGGCAAGCTGACCACCCTGGACCTCGAAGGCATCCTCGGTGCGGAACAGCTCAAGCAGCTCAAACAACTCGGCGATACGAACTACCATTTCCGCGCCGTGAGGGTCGAGGACCCGAAACTCGTCGACGCATTAGAGGCGCACAACATCCCCTTCTCCGGCCGTCTGTCGAACACCTGGCTCACCAACTTGTTCTCCTGGGTCATGTCGCTGGTCTTCTTTCTCGTCCTCTGGGGATTCCTCTTCCGGCGAATGGGCGCGGGGGTGGGAGGCGGCGGGCTGATGGCGATCGGGCGCAGCAAAGCCAAGGTCTACGTCGAGAGCGAAACCCGCGTCACCTTTGCCGACGTCGCCGGCATCGATGAGGCCAAGGAGGAGTTGCGCGAGGTGGTGGAGTTTCTGCAGACGCCAGAGCGTTTTCGCCGCCTCGGCGGCAAGATTCCCAAGGGGGTCCTGCTCGTCGGCGCGCCGGGGACCGGAAAGACACTGCTGGCGCGCGCCGTCGCCGGCGAAGCCAAGGTGCCGTTCTTCAGTATGAGCGGCTCCGAGTTCGTCGAGCTATTCGTCGGCGTGGGCGCGGCCCGGGTGCGTGACCTCTTCGAGCAGGCGAAGCAGAAGGCGCCGTGCATCGTGTTCATCGACGAACTCGACGCCCTGGGCAAGTCGCGCAGCATGAATCCCCTCGGCACCCACGACGAGCGCGAGCAGACGCTCAACCAACTCCTGGTCGAGATGGATGGCTTCGATCCGAACGTCGGGGTCATCATCATGGCGGCCACCAACCGGCCGGAGATTCTCGATGCGGCGCTGCTGCGCGCCGGTCGCTTCGATCGCCACGTGGCACTCGATCGCCCCGACGTCCGCGGCCGCGAGGAGATTCTGCGCGTGCACACGCGCACCGTAAAGCTGGCAGCGGACGTGGACATCCGGATCGTTGCGGCGCGGACGCCGGGCTTCGTCGGGGCCGATCTCGCCAACGCCGTCAACGAGGCCGCCCTGCTCGCCGCGCGTCGCGACCGCACCGAGGTCACCATGCAAGACTTCGATGATGCCATCGACCGCATCACCGCTGGGCCGGAGAGGAAGACGCGGGTCATGAGCAAGCGCGAGAAGGAGATCGTGGCCTACCACGAATCAGGGCACGCGCTGATCGCCTCGACGCTGCCGAACATGGATCCGGTGCGCAAGATCTCCATCATCCCGCGTGGCATCGCCGCGCTCGGCTACACCCAGCAATTGCCGACCCAGGACCGCTACCTCATGACGCGCTCGGAGTTGGAAGACCGCATGGCGGTGCTGCTCGGCGGCCGGGTCGCCGAGGAGCTGGTCTTTGGAGACATCTCCACCGGGGCCCAGGATGACCTGCAGAAGGCAACCGACATCGCCTTGAGCATGGTCACCCAATACGGCATGAGCGAACACCTCGGCCTGCGCACGTTCGAGCGCCAACGCCGCTCGGCGTTCTTCGACACCCCCATGATGACCGGCAAGGAATACAGCGAGGAAAAGGCGAGCGCCATCGACACCGAAGTCGAAGAGATCCTCAAGCGCAGTCACGAAAGGGTGAACCGGATACTTAGCGAGCAGCGCGTGATTCTCGATGAAGTGGCGCATCGGCTTCTGGAAAAAGAGGTGATGGAGGGCGACGACTTGCGCGCCTTGCTCGCGAGCCATGCGCAATCGCCACGCGCCGCCGCGAGTTCGTGA
- a CDS encoding DUF2442 domain-containing protein has protein sequence MELLRIRDVEALHGFRLRLTLTDGSMVERDVSALMIGPVFEFLKGDPKSFRMVRAEGGTVVWPNGADLCPDVLIWGGPPPEDAQDPHPSSEAPIARAASGTSPDSSTT, from the coding sequence ATGGAGCTGTTACGAATCCGAGACGTAGAGGCGCTACACGGATTTCGCCTCCGGCTGACACTGACCGATGGATCGATGGTCGAACGCGATGTCTCAGCGCTGATGATCGGGCCCGTATTTGAATTCCTGAAGGGCGATCCGAAAAGCTTTCGCATGGTGCGCGCCGAGGGCGGAACGGTTGTGTGGCCCAATGGCGCGGATTTGTGCCCGGACGTATTGATATGGGGCGGTCCGCCGCCGGAGGATGCGCAAGATCCTCATCCTTCCTCCGAAGCCCCAATCGCACGGGCTGCTTCAGGAACCTCACCTGACAGCTCAACCACCTGA